In Oryza sativa Japonica Group chromosome 1, ASM3414082v1, the genomic stretch CTTATAAGGACAAGTTCACTGTACTTCTTTGCTTGATAATACTAagttcataaaactacatatacatGGGCCTCCGCGTAATGACGCTAGCGTACACAGAAAAATACAATCATCACATATATAAGCAGCTTCAGCAGTCAGCATTTCGCAACGTGCATACTACTAGTACTAAGTTACTGGTAGCTAAAGCTCTGAAACAGGCTAATGCTttcgtcgtcatcgtcctctTCAGCTTCAGAGATTGCAGTCAGATCAGATGACAGATGGTAAGGCTCTACTCCAAGGGGTTGCTCATCATCACAGAAGAATGGCTTGGGAGGAACTTGGAGATCATCGCTGCCACCTTCAAGCATCTCTATCACCTCGCTCATCGTCGGTCGATCAGATGACCTCATCTGAATGCACCGTAATCCAACAACGCAAAGCTCCTTCTCCAGCTCATGCATGTCGACAATGTCAGAGATCTCACATGTTTCTCGTCGAGTCAACTGCTTGTACACCCGGGATGGATAGTATGCCTGACTTGAGTTTGCTGCATTCGGATCTgcatttcttcttcctccggccATTTCTAGTAGCAGCATCCCAAAGCTATACACATCAGATTTGCTTGATATGGTACCAAAGCTCCGAGAGATCATCTCAGGAGCTATGTAACCCACTGTTCCTCGTGCAGCGCTCACTGGGACAAAGCTCTTATCTCTTGGGTACAGCTTGGCAAGGCCAAAATCGGCAACTTTTGGGACAAAGTTATCATCAAGAAGGATGTTGTGAGGCTTGATGTCAAAGTGCAGAATCTGCATCTCGCACCCCTGATGCAGGTAGTTGATCCCTCTTGCAATGCCCAAAGCGATCTCATTCAGCTTGTCCCAGGAGAAACACTTCTCTAATGAGAAGATGTATTTATCAAGAGAGCCCCGAGGCATGTACTCATAGACGAGCGCTCTTCTCATTTCTTCCGAGCAGAATCCGACCAGACGCACTACATTGATATGGTGGATCCGACCGATGGTGGAGACCTCACTAATGAATTCATCTCCGTTGCAGTTGGAGTTACCGGACAACATCTTGATGGCAACATGTACATTGCCGGGGAGCAGTACGCCTTTATATACAGAGCCATAGCCTCCTTGTCCTAGCTTGTCTCGAAAATGGGATGTGATTGCAATGATGTCAGTGTAGGCGTACCTCATTGGACCAATCATCTGTTGCAtctggagaaacttctctacCGCATCGATTGTGATCCTTGTTTTCCAGTACTTGTGGGCAAGGAAGATGAATACCACCAGCGGCGCCAACATTAACCTGAATAAAACTTTGCAGAAATGCCAAGAGCCCGAGAAGCAGTTTTTTTTAGATAGTGGAAGGGTACGGAACAATATAGGCTATAGCATTATAGGTGTGTATCACTCAAAAAGAATATTAGAGCTATGATGATTAAATGAAGGTAATTCAAGCGTACCAAAATAGAGCTTGATGATAACGATGGCAGATACTATGATAACCATAAGTGTCATAAACTTTGTAGAGCTTGATGATAACGATGGCAGATACTATGATAACCATAAGTGTCATAAACTTTGTTGTGTAGGCGTGACCAGCAACTCTGCAGCGTGTGAAATACAGTTCGCTCCAGAAAATAGCACGGGCTATATTCGGAATGCTTGCGCCGGTTATATGCTCGTTGAAGTACCTGCAGATCACACCATTTTACAGGATGGGTTAAGCGAAGGAAACGCGTCTTTCTCCATAGACACTACAGAATTTATGAgggaaacaaaaaaaacagcTCACACGAGGGTCGAGAGTATTCATGCCATACGTATTTGAGAGCAGACTGACCTTACTGAATTGTTGAGGCATTCCTTGGTGCTGATATGATGAttgaggtggtgtttggatccagggacttaactttagtccctgtttttagacactaatttagagtattaaatatagactacttacaaaactaattatataaatgaaagctaattcacgaga encodes the following:
- the LOC107277517 gene encoding rust resistance kinase Lr10, coding for MASSISSSSITYTLQTALVISSSLLVAADVGGGQSNNHYCPPSSCGDLHNISYPFRLQGDSRDCVAAPRPWYDLSCSNTGKATIQINTRTYYVSSINYTDLSFLVTDATMQDDDSSCPLPPSDHPPYSTDDLLDRTTTDSYGFLDLATSSDSAWACFVNCSRPIQDTTSPWYFNEHITGASIPNIARAIFWSELYFTRCRVAGHAYTTKFMTLMVIIVSAIVIIKLYKVYDTYGYHSICHRYHQALFWLMLAPLVVFIFLAHKYWKTRITIDAVEKFLQMQQMIGPMRYAYTDIIAITSHFRDKLGQGGYGSVYKGVLLPGNVHVAIKMLSGNSNCNGDEFISEVSTIGRIHHINVVRLVGFCSEEMRRALVYEYMPRGSLDKYIFSLEKCFSWDKLNEIALGIARGINYLHQGCEMQILHFDIKPHNILLDDNFVPKVADFGLAKLYPRDKSFVPVSAARGTVGYIAPEMISRSFGTISSKSDVYSFGMLLLEMAGGRRNADPNAANSSQAYYPSRVYKQLTRRETCEISDIVDMHELEKELCVVGLRCIQMRSSDRPTMSEVIEMLEGGSDDLQVPPKPFFCDDEQPLGVEPYHLSSDLTAISEAEEDDDDESISLFQSFSYQ